From the genome of Candidatus Neomarinimicrobiota bacterium:
TGAGTAACGGTTTTAACTACCTCGGGACCCGTTACAAACATATAGCTCGTGCCTTTGGTCATATAAATGAAATCTGTAATGGCTGGGGAGTAAACAGCCCCACCGGCGCAAGGTCCCAGAATAGCAGAAATTTGAGGGACAACGCCACTCATAAGGGTGTTTCGCAAAAAGATATCAGCATACCCGGCCAGACTGACCACCCCTTCCTGAATACGGGCACCCCCACTATCATTTAACCCGATCACTGGCGCTCCCACCTTGGCTGCCAAATCCATCACCTTGACGATCTTCTCCGCATATGCCTCAGAAAGAGAACCACCCATGACGGTAAAATCCTGACTGAAAATAAAGACCCTTCGGCCATTGATCGTCCCATGACCCGTGACAACCCCATCTCCCAGGAATTTTTGTTTGTCCAGGCCAAAACTGGTGGAGCGATGGGTAACCAGCATCCCCATCTCTTCAAATGATCCGGGGTCAAGCAACAGATCCAAGCGTTCTCTGGCTGAAAGTTTTTGTTTTGCATGTTGAACATCCAGGCGATCCTGGCCGCCTCCCAGAAGAGCCTCTGCTCGCAGTTTTTTCAGTTTGTCAAGGCGGTCATTGTGACTCATTTACGATTTTCCTTAACCCAACTTGTAATATAATCATTGATCTCAACCAGGCTGGCTCCTGGTCCGAACAATCGACCGACACCAAGTTCATTCAAGGTTTTGGAGTCAGCTTCCGGAATAATTCCTCCACCGGTAAGCAGCACATCAGTTAAGCCTTCATTCTTCATCAATTCCAATACTTTGGGGAAAATGGTCATGTGTGCCCCAGAAAGAATACTTAGAGCAACAATATCAACATCTTCCTGAAGAGCTGCCGCAACGATCATTTCCGGGGTCTGTCTCAATCCCAGATAAATAACCTCCATCCCTGCATCTCTAAAAGAATTGGCTAATACCTTGGCACCGCGGTCGTGTCCATCCAAACCGGGCTTTGCCAGAATGACCCTGATTTTCCGTTCCATAAAATATTCCTTCGTCCAGTATCTATCTCAATATTTTGAATAACGTTTAATCTAATCTGAAAGTCTGGCGACAAAACATGGTTTTCCTTTTAAAGCAATCACAGATTACGCGGATTCTTTTGACTGTTTTCTTTCTTTTGGGAGTAACCGCGAATTTCGCTAATTTCACGAATGGTTTTTAAAAAAACTGAAGAAGTCAGGGTGCTGGTTGGAGGTACATTTGGTATTATATCGATTTAGCTTGTTTAGATTTAACTTTCCTCAGAATGTGGCAATACAAACAAACCCCCTCAAAAAATTATTCTTGAGAGGGTTTGTTGTGAAAATAGTACTGAGCTATTTTCAATATTGCAGAGCTTAATCTTTACTCAGAAACAGTAACCTCAACAACGGTTGATTC
Proteins encoded in this window:
- a CDS encoding cobalamin B12-binding domain-containing protein, which produces MERKIRVILAKPGLDGHDRGAKVLANSFRDAGMEVIYLGLRQTPEMIVAAALQEDVDIVALSILSGAHMTIFPKVLELMKNEGLTDVLLTGGGIIPEADSKTLNELGVGRLFGPGASLVEINDYITSWVKENRK